From a region of the Sesamum indicum cultivar Zhongzhi No. 13 linkage group LG3, S_indicum_v1.0, whole genome shotgun sequence genome:
- the LOC105159566 gene encoding non-lysosomal glucosylceramidase, with the protein MDNGFIPIPGETSDTTSAADSPIEVHPGYGYGKPPPLTWQRKLNCNGTAPTEFSVRLLEILHLIPLGWRLWRHIKEEADKGTPSIVDPYHKRLVTCYHGIPLGGIGAGSIGRSFKGEFQRFQLFPRICEDAPILANQFSVFVSRPNGGTSSTVLCSTSPNIIEENKGAGIDSWDWNLDGEKCTYHALYPRAWTVYDGVPEPEISIVCRQISPFIPHNYKESSFPVAVFTFTLFNSGKTCADATLLFTWANSVGGVSGSTGYHLNKRTMMQEGVHSVILRHKTSNGRSPVTFAIAAQETDEVHVSECPCFLVSGSGTSDIMTANEMWKQIKEHKSFDRLKHDENQLPSEAGSSIGAAIAASVNIPSGSSRTITFSLAWDCPEIRFSSGKTYHRRYTKFYGINGDAAARIACDAILGHAKWEHQIEEWQRPILEDRRLPEWYPITLFNELYYLNAGSTIWTDGSLPLQNISTVGEQKFSISSHILDSNTILGSAHQNDTSIQILEMMQTVLERVNSPLTPNSAFGPCLLQNGEENVGQFLYLEGIEYHMWNTYDVHFYSSFALLMLFPKLELSIQRDFAMAVMMHDPRKMKVMYDGTLVPRKVLGAVPHDIGLNDPWFEVNAYNFFNTDRWKDLNSKFVLQVYRDMVATGDKTFAKAVWPAVFIAIAYMDQFDKDGDGMIENEGFPDQTYDAWIVTGVSAYCGGLWVAALQAASAMAREIGDDSSADYLWLKFEKAKSAYDKLWNGSYFNYDSSATKTSTSIQADQLAGQWYARACGLLPIADEEKVRRALEKIYHFNVMKIKGGMHGAVNGMQPNGEVDFSALQSREIWPGVTYSVAAAMIQEDMVDTAFKTAFGIYEAAWSEHGLGFSFQTPEGWSPEGEYRSLCYMRPLAIWAMQWALSNPKLFNQPIEPGPSASSSPLKQHPGFQRVANLLRLPIEEPSKSYIQSFHEFLCRKFLM; encoded by the exons ATGGACAATGGTTTCATTCCAATTCCAGGAGAAACGTCAGATACTACTTCTGCTGCTGATTCACCAATCGAG GTTCATCCTGGATATGGATATGGAAAACCTCCTCCGTTGACCTGGCAACGCAAACTTAATTGCAATGGTACTGCACCAACAGAGTTCTCCGTAAGACTCCTAGAAATTTTGCATTTG ATTCCATTGGGCTGGAGATTATGGCGGCATATCAAGGAAGAAGCAGACAAGGGAACG CCGTCAATAGTTGATCCCTATCACAAGCGCCTCGTTACATGTTACCATGGTATTCCTTTAGGTGGTATTGG TGCTGGAAGCATTGGGAGGAGTTTCAAAGGAGAGTTCCAACGGTTTCAACTCTTTCCTAGAATATGTGAAGACGCCCCAATTCTGGCAAACCAGTTCTCA gTTTTTGTTTCACGCCCTAATGGAGGCACATCTTCAACAGTTTTGTGCTCCACAAGTCCAAATATCATAGA AGAGAACAAAGGAGCGGGCATCGACTCTTGGGATTGGAACCTTGATGGGGAGAAATGCACTTATCATGCTTTATATCCAAGAGCTTGGACAGTATATGATG GTGTACCCGAACCTGAGATCAGCATTGTCTGTCGTCAGATTTCGCCATTCATTCCacataattataaagagaGCAGCTTCCCCGTAGCAGTATTTACATTTACG CTCTTCAACTCAGGGAAGACTTGTGCTGATGCAACACTGCTTTTCACATGGGCT AACTCAGTGGGTGGAGTTTCAGGATCCACTGGTTATCATCTTAATAAAAGAACAAT GATGCAAGAAGGTGTACATAGTGTGATTCTGCGTCATAA AACATCAAATGGACGCTCTCCGGTAACTTTTGCTATTGCTGCTCAAGAGACAGATGAGGTTCATGTATCAGAATGTCCTTGCTTCTTAGTATCTGGGTCTGGGACATCAGACATAATGACAGCAAATGAAATGTGGAAACAAATTAAAGAG CATAAGTCCTTTGACAGACTTAAACATGATGAAAACCAATTACCTTCGGAAGCAGGGTCATCCATTGGAGCTGCCATAGCAGCATCTGTAAATATTCCTTCTGGCTCATCCAGAACAATAACATTTTCACTTGCATGGGACTGCCCTGAGATAAGATTTTCCAGTGGAAAGACTTACCACCG GAggtatacaaaattttatggtATTAATGGGGATGCTGCAGCTAGAATTGCATGCGATGCTATCCTGG GACATGCAAAGTGGGAGCACCAGATTGAAGAGTGGCAAAGACCAATCCTAGAAGACAGAAGGCTTCCAGAATG GTACCCAATCACTCTCTTCAACGAGCTCTATTATCTTAACGCAGGGAGCACAATCTGGACAG ATGGATCCCTACCATTGCAAAATATTTCCACCGTTGGGGAGCAGAAATTTTCCATCAGCAGTCACATATTAGATTCTAACACAATTCTTGGCTCTGCCCACCAAAATGACACCTCAATTCAAATACTTGAAATGATGCAAACTGTTCTGGAGCGAGTGAATTCTCCACTTACACCGAATTCAGCTTTTGGACCTTGTTTGCTTCAGAATGGAGAGGAGAATGTTGGCCAGTTTTTATATCTCGAAGGGATTGAATATCACATGTGGAATACCTAtgatgtccatttttattcaTCTTTTGCATTACTAATGCTATTTCCAAAGCTTGAGTTGAGTATTCAGAGAGACTTCGCAATGGCAGTTATGATGCATGATCCACGCAAGATGAAAGTAATGTACGACGGCACGTTGGTTCCAAGAAAGGTTCTTGGTGCTGTTCCACATGATATTGGACTCAATGATCCATGGTTTGAAGTAAATGCCTACAACTTTTTCAATACCGACAGGTGGAAAGATTTGAACTCAAAATTTGTCCTTCAAGTTTATAGGGATATGGTTGCAACTGGTGATAAAACTTTTGCAAAGGCTGTTTGGCCTGCGGTGTTCATTGCAATAGCTTATATGGATCAGTTTGACAAGGATGGTGATGGCATGATTGAGAATGAAGGATTCCCGGATCAGACATATGACGCGTGGATTGTTACAGGTGTCAGCGCGTATTGTGGTGGATTATGGGTGGCAGCGTTGCAAGCTGCCTCAGCAATGGCACGTGAAATTGGTGATGATTCTTCTGCTGATTACTTGTGGCTTAAGTTTGAAAAGGCCAAGTCTGCATACGATAAATTGTGGAATGGTTCATACTTCAATTATGACAGTAGTGCTACTAAAACTAGCACATCAATTCAAGCTGATCAGTTGGCCGGTCAATG GTATGCTAGAGCCTGTGGTCTTTTACCTATTGCCGATGAAGAAAAAGTAAGAAGAGCgcttgaaaaaatttatcatttcaatGTGATGAAAATCAAGGGAGGTATGCATGGGGCTGTCAATGGGATGCAACCAAATGGAGAAGTCGACTTTTCAGCTTTGCAGTCCAGAGAAATCTGGCCTGGAGTTACTTATTCTGTTGCTGCTGCTATGATACAAGAAGACATGGTAGATACGGCATTCAAGACAGCCTTTGGTATTTATGAAGCAGCTTGGTCTGAACATGGTCTTGG ATTCTCTTTCCAAACCCCCGAGGGCTGGAGTCCAGAAGGTGAATACAGATCTTTGTGCTACATGCGGCCATTGGCCATCTGGGCCATGCAGTGGGCTTTATCAAATCCAAAGCTCTTCAACCAACCTATCGAGCCTGGACCAAGTGCAAGCTCTTCTCCTTTGAAGCAGCACCCCGGATTTCAAAGGGTTGCAAACCTCCTAAGGTTGCCAATAGAAGAGCCTTCAAAGAGTTATATCCAGTCTTTCCACGAATTTCTTTGTAGAAAATTTCTTATGTAA
- the LOC105159567 gene encoding uncharacterized protein LOC105159567, with translation MLFVSIDSCRGGIDILLDSGGSNDNFGGVSGNSGGGGGGNADNDDNSKGGLDGSEDQNGAAREVIGSRYISIVLHLHFTSIKSCFGIDSGSWTVCFSSWSDGFSLQEVREDLSD, from the exons ATGCTATTTGTAAGCA TTGATTCCTGTCGGGGAGGTATTGATATTCTACTGGATTCTGGTGGATCAAATGACAATTTTGGTGGTGTGAGTGGCAacagtggtggtggtggaggcgGTAATGCTGATAATGATGACAACAGTAAAGGGGGCTTGGATGGAAGTGAAGATCAAAATGGGGCAGCAAGAGAAGTCATTGGCAGCAGGTACATCAGTATTGTACTGCATTTACACTTTACTTCCATAAAATCTTGTTTTGGCATCGACTCTGGGTCTTGGACTGTCTGCTTCTCTTCTTGGAGTGATGGGTTCTCGCTTCAAGAAGTCAGAGAAGATCTTTCCGACTGA